A window from Bacteroidota bacterium encodes these proteins:
- a CDS encoding HypC/HybG/HupF family hydrogenase formation chaperone, whose amino-acid sequence MCLAIPGKIEKIDNTFDETFRSAKVSFDGIIRDVNLMMVPEAVEGDYVMVHVGVALNIVDKEEAEQTIKYIKEIGEFDEFERQINGQLPEE is encoded by the coding sequence ATGTGTTTAGCAATCCCGGGAAAAATAGAAAAAATAGATAATACTTTTGATGAAACATTCCGTTCAGCAAAAGTGTCGTTCGATGGTATAATAAGAGATGTAAATTTAATGATGGTGCCGGAAGCCGTAGAAGGCGATTATGTGATGGTTCATGTTGGAGTAGCATTGAATATTGTTGATAAGGAAGAGGCCGAGCAAACTATAAAATACATCAAGGAAATTGGAGAATTTGATGAGTTTGAGAGGCAGATAAATGGTCAGCTGCCGGAGGAATAA